In Tubulanus polymorphus chromosome 2, tnTubPoly1.2, whole genome shotgun sequence, a single window of DNA contains:
- the LOC141898423 gene encoding uncharacterized protein LOC141898423, translated as MDDYLAELEFSPVNAFDWGEELTWGETKIVLSDLLKKVECGDSCSNSCGDSSTLPCIVKAEDSFFGEENEDSIDAGVVYCFIGIQQKEMIEAIPEECLANLPDNQKCCIPVDIDAPVRRLKQRTEIHSYNTVAELVVHRPMPRFVKVNQTIRLPSSNTRIESGGVLELLEYPVWQRKNAFLLCCIQNDNSRILLPLDFNGDFTVLPDETDYVNLKELLDTFDQFPLRIQFKRFKGMPFLSGLSSKVIHNESFVLMKRFTQKYAICAPICCLSIDMIEAFTSKHNFTEVALFPLVACDPVVKEISFSKAVNDERLTGYFNRIMDVLRKIGFNPALLSRWNAISPYEDRVRIQSYTSSLEKPALPTQKKIKPEVKEPEPNVLPLPAKGKAPPIQTFVYRDLQEEAVENTAEYNVGDKTDKPSVPARSISLSGSGVMAEIYQDAQSIPLPEHSRRRKSRGLKKKVAGLFRSKSKADITSPEEFYDEVLAIRFDKPLNTVPPLKHEAEIIDCNEEEDIYTIPIFDERPEAEESVVNNQINSSSAGSSSNFRSLDEIPEDLSTLSVVEVSKLLRFNALSDLTMKFMENLIDGAMFLSLTEEILLEEPFKLNKFQMLKVKKIQAGYKPKL; from the exons ATGGATGATTATTTGGCAGAATTAGAATTTTCGCCAGTGAATGCTTTTGATTGGGGTGAAGAGTTGACATGGGGTGAGACAAAAATTGTCCTTTCTGATTTGTTGAAGAAAGTAGAATGTGGTGATAGTTGTAGTAACAGTTGTGGCGACAGCTCCACGTTACCATGTATTGTTAAAGCTGAAGATAGCTTCTTTGGCGAGGAAAATGAAGATAGCATAGATGCCGGTGTCGTTTACTGTTTTATCGGCATTCAGCAGAAGGAAATGATAGAAGCCATACCTGAAGAATGCCTGGCCAACCTTCCCGATAATCAGAAGTGTTGCATTCCAGTTGATATTGATGCACCTGTCAGGAGATTAAAACAGCGGACTGAAATTCATAGCTACAACACAGTTGCAGAATTGGTCGTCCATAGGCCTATGCCAAGATTTGTTAAAGTTAATCAAACTATAAGATTACCCTCATCTAACACCCGAATTGAGTCCGGTGGTGTACTGGAATTGTTGGAATATCCTGTTTGGCAACGAAAGAACGCATTTTTGCTCTGTTGTATTCAAAACGACAACAGCAGAATTTTGCTGCCACTAGATTTCAATGGTGATTTTACCGTCTTACCAGATGAAACAGACTATGTCAATCTGAAAGAGCTTCTTGATACATTTGACCAATTTCCACTGCGGATCCAGTTCAAAAGATTTAAAGGGATGCCCTTTCTCTCGGGGCTCAGCTCCAAAGTTATTCACAATGAAAGTTTCGTGCTGATGAAAAGATTCACTCAAAAGTATGCAATTTGTGCTCCAATTTGTTGCCTTTCGATAGACATGATAGAGGCATTCACAAGCAAGCACAACTTTACTGAGGTTGCTTTATTTCCATTGGTTGCATGTGATCCAGTGGTtaaagaaatttcattttctaaagcAGTCAATGATGAGCGGCTCACAGGATATTTCAATAGAATAATGGACGTTTTGAGAAAGATTGGCTTCAATCCTGCCCTGCTGAGTAGATGGAACGCTATTTCTCCATATGAAGATCGTGTTAGAATACAATCTTATACTAGCAGCTTAGAAAAACCAGCGCTTCCAACACAAAAGAAAA taAAGCCTGAGGTGAAAGAACCTGAGCCTAATGTTCTTCCTCTGCCAGCTAAGGGTAAAGCTCCACCTATTCAGACGTTTGTTTACCGCGACCTACAGGAGGAAGCTGTGGAAAATACAGCCGAGTATAATGTTGGAGATAAAACA GACAAACCCTCTGTTCCTGCACGAagtatatcattatcagggTCTGGAGTGATGGCTGAAATTTATCAAGATGCACAATCTATCCCATTGCCGGAACATTCACGCCGAAGGAAAAGTCGAGGATTGAAAAAGAAAGTGGCTGGTCTTTTCAGGTCTAAAAGTAAAGCAGATATAACCAGTCCGGAAGAATTTTATGACGAAGTATTGGCTATCAGATTTGATAAACCATTGAACACTGTTCCCCCATTAAAGCATGAGGCTGAAATCATTGATTGTAATGAAGAAGAGGATATTTATACTAtcccaatatttgatgagcgTCCTGAGGCCGAGGAATCTGTTGTCAATAATCAAATTAACAGTAGTTCGGCTGGCTCTTCATCTAATTTTCGATCACTAGATGAGATACCTGAAGATTTATCAACGCTGAGTGTAGTTGAAGTATCAAAATTGCTAAGGTTCAATGCACTCAGTGATTTGACCATGAAATTCATGGAAAATCTTATAGATGGTGCAATGTTTCTTTCTTTGACTGAGGAAATACTTCTTGAAGAGCCTTTCAAACTTAATAAGTTTCAAATGCTGAAAGTAAAGAAAATACAAGCAGGCTATAAGCCAAAACTATAA
- the LOC141898421 gene encoding phospholipase A-2-activating protein-like → MYKFRCCLAGHQKDVRALCSICIPDGSFVSGSRDLTSRLWSTSGSVYSEVQCFRGHSNFISAVCCMPPNEKYPNGLIFTGSNDSNILAFSLDAIDPLYKLFGHTDTVCCLAAGKFGTLISGSWDATAKVWLNQKNVMTLSGHEASVWAVGIMPEQGYMITGSADKSIKIWKAGKCERTLKGHTDCVRGIAVLSGVEFLSCSNDATVRRWLISGECVQTYYGHSNFIYSIAILPNGQDFVTSGEDRTMRVWKGGECVQTITHPATSVWTVCTLSNGDVITGSSDGMIRIFSESPDRIAEPEQIQQFEEEVSASTIPSQVGDVKMEDLPGPEVLTEPGEKDGFVRLVRVDNKAEAHQWNAAESRWIKIGDVTGSSGGSQETSGKVLYEGKEYDYVFDVDIEEGKPPLKLPYNRIDDPWHVAQQFIYKHNLSQLFLDQIANFIVDNAKGGANVGSTAPTQSYVDPFTGGGRYVPGSSSEDNAAIAARTNIADPFTGGGRYIPGSVTTGSSVGSNSGGGDPFTGASSYRTGGSSQAQPVNNIPKYFPKSDYIFSDAANIAAIVGKMKELNEKLDGSLRVDAEYFTELSRSLENSNFSQNVLQILSSLLKWPRDSLLPILDAIRLALRTADATKYFLNQTFLQFLINTIETDAVLANQLLALRILGNLFRYDDSCMVMVNQRDSVISAALHLKEKTNKSLQIALSTLLLNYSIAMTKYNRQDMEAMTQCLLAITSALHTQKDHEASFRLLVSIGNLIMVQDSVKDLTKSLDILPRLVELSAVSEPQKLGSCAQSILKIIQ, encoded by the exons ATGTACAAATTTCGTTGTTGTCTCGCCGGTCATCAAAAAGATGTTAGAGCGCTCTGCTCTATTTGTATTCCAGATGGTTCATTTGTTTCTGGATCTCGTGACCTAACGAGTCGTTTATGGAGCACATCAGG ttcTGTATACTCAGAAGTTCAGTGTTTCAGAGGACACAGCAATTTCATATCCGCTGTTTGTTGTATGCCACCAAATGAGAAATATCCAAATGGTTTGATATTCACCGGTAGCAATGACTCTAACATACTTGCATTTTCATTAGATGCAATTGATCCATTGTACAAATTATTTGGACATACGGATACAG TGTGTTGCCTTGCTGCCGGGAAATTTGGAACATTGATCAGTGGCTCATGGGATGCAACTGCAAAAGTGTGGCTTAATCAAAAAAATGTCATGACTTTATCAG GTCATGAGGCATCAGTATGGGCTGTAGGTATTATGCCTGAGCAAGGATATATGATAACTGGTTCAGCagataaatcaatcaaaatttggAAAGCCGGGAAATGTGAACGCACATTAAAAG GTCACACAGACTGTGTTCGTGGAATTGCTGTCCTGTCAGGTGTTGAATTTTTAAGTTGTTCGAATGATGCTACTGTAAGAAGATGGTTAATCTCCGGTGAATGTGTGCAGACTTACTACGGTCATAGTAACTTTATATATAGCATCGCCATTTTGCCGAATGGACAGGATTTTGTAACATCAGGTGAAGATAGAACAATGCGGGTGTGGAAAGGTGGAGAGTGTGTGCAGACTATCACACATCCTGCTACATCAGTGTGGACAGTATGTACTTTATCAAATGGCGATGTCATCACTGGATCAAG CGATGGAATGATTCGTATATTCTCCGAATCACCGGATAGAATTGCAGAGCCGGAACAGATTCAGCAATTTGAAGAAGAAGTTTCCGCTTCAACTATCCCTAGCCAAGTAGGCGACGTGAAAATGGAAGATCTTCCCGGTCCTGAAGTTCTTACTGAACCAG GTGAAAAGGATGGCTTTGTGAGGTTGGTTCGTGTTGATAATAAAGCTGAAGCTCATCAGTGGAACGCGGCTGAATCTAGATGGATTAAGATCGGTGATGTGACAGGCTCAAGCGGTGGCTCGCAGGAAACTTCAGGAAAAGTCCTCTATGAAGGAAAG GAATACGATTATGTATTTGATGTGGATATTGAGGAAGGGAAACCACCCCTGAAACTGCCTTACAACCGCATTGATGACCCGTGGCATGTCGCTCAACAGTTTATTTATAAACACAATCTCAGCCAACTATTTCTCGATCAGATAGCCAACTTCATTGTTGATAATGCTAAGGGAGGTGCTAATGTAGGATCTACTGCTCCTACACAATCTTATGTCGATCCATTCACTG GTGGTGGACGTTATGTACCAGGTAGTTCAAGTGAGGATAATGCTGCGATTGCAGCTCGTACAAATATTGCTGATCCATTTACAG GTGGAGGCCGTTATATCCCAGGAAGTGTGACTACCGGTAGTTCTGTAGGTAGTAATTCGGGCGGTGGTGATCCATTTACAG GTGCTTCTAGTTACCGTACAGGTGGTTCCAGTCAAGCACAACCAGTTAATAATATCCCCAAGTATTTTCCCAAGTCTGACTACATATTTTCCGACGCTGCTAATATAGCTGCAATTGTTG GCAAAATGAAGGAACTTAATGAGAAGCTAGATGGCAGTCTCAGAGTAGATGCTGAATACTTCACCGAGTTATCTCGTAGTTtagaaaattccaattttaGCCAGAACGTTCTTCAGATTCTCAGCTCATTACTGAAATGGCCGAGGG attcattgtTACCTATCTTGGATGCTATTCGGTTAGCTTTGCGTACAGCGGATGCAACGAAATACTTCTTGAATCAAACATTCCTACAGTTCTTGATCAACACTATTGAAACCGATGCAGTACTGGCTAATCAGCTGCTAGCTTTACGAATTCTCGGCAACTTGTTCCGATACGATGACAGCTGTATGGTAATGGTGAATCAAAGAGACTCTGTGATATCTGCCGCATTGCATCTCAAGGAAAAGACTAATAAAAGTTTACAGATAGCTCTTAGTACCTTGCTGTTGAATTATTCAATCGCGATGACCAAATACAATCGACAGGATATGGAAGCAATGACCCAATGTCTTTTGGCTATAACTTCTGCACTGCATACCCAAAAAGACCACGAAGCCTCTTTCCGTCTTTTGGTTAGTATTGGAAATCTTATAATGGTCCAAGACAGCGTAAAAGATCTGACAAAATCACTTGACATATTACCTCGCCTTGTTGAGCTTTCTGCTGTTAGTGAGCCGCAAAAATTAGGGAGTTGTGCTCAAAGCATATTAAAAATTATCCAATGA